From a region of the Tachypleus tridentatus isolate NWPU-2018 chromosome 1, ASM421037v1, whole genome shotgun sequence genome:
- the LOC143245362 gene encoding uncharacterized protein LOC143245362 isoform X9: MVAKMPVSGATKKDTEAGDFLILDKSNIPLPRRKEISRTANGVYNSPFLKQTHNVINRNRRKPENCDDLLGHSDWKTSVKSQDESLDQQFNKVLVVRDFNTFANSKRFKLLSSLAVNEFNTKSMCHDDRSFATNITRNDPENGTSKNEHWEDVHGMCENMQNYDGEEHTSATVSKKLDREKMLRQDAELRLKQVQSESVQCRVHLVRLQRDLQRMEDIVRSLLHFKSQLDQLRHERTSITLKYEGKIRKYQAYIATLEKGNLLLVNEMQRKEEENNKEKSQEEKEISINRVLLKRIQLLEQENASLLLENEEQRLQYEHCLDDVANQVVQALLGQKNLREECGRLEERVHYLEQQNIALRRVLKQKQQPTETDLSHLCIPTSTSQGLDDHLLEPPLNELWTTCFLNNTSFSHEPMDSKHVEQNEFTSGSDNADDTEENEEIVNTVRWKNSKRKISKSQSDVQLAKHTNKSEFMVFSGYSDSGNLWKVPQQQRKAIQHSKEHSNAWSKPTVEKELLSVDNLSPLISSKKLSVPSHRTVQNVSAQLTQPTNQVDDLVIKSSQQRFNPKVLPYSTSPVYTYDNSSLSYLQVDNVAPEVENNLTFQRVPPCSKLDYDFEMFCSENQRNDPSKFMKHSICKKHNYIPWEISRESSALESVEVVKSEEQSTNQRTNTVVRKSHSTNDTGSHNVSQTISDTEFSGLLHSNENSSSSIEPDHISKDEGYSTMSSDIQVEIIENEKPNSQDVKSFSCNTLNHFVKKLNANILANYRKASIEKDGEMVSSSDSGLGLNQSLQNHLMEAVKANTLTTQLKTTFERNNSSSQGKDKLKKLHNSSSQNSEKNSEIYTNSDNINERYKPDGNNTEVSNKDSALNVSVDCYSSTRLYTPQSGETVNLLNENKKLSKINLSTHNSNLQLQASNYSNNSKEITSSSDKSIGETADPKLTELSKLEKVTSKSSGSNHLHGIAYPYHDSLYSSVAARYTVISRSISDSVLFVSKVKQSPLYSTDVANSRLNFLPLERRVSLSELQFPESLTTGNKDKVKTENNVPLFVQHVQTWRRLEGSPSSSDSLSSVHSSTSEVTNSELFEDLNPTSLKCSRDNDLCSASEDECDIPEHQKFVQQWLQQEGEQVTKDCQRLYAADKKESREWTFQLYLENVKKATTEIKDNNIEAIIPSNNTSHLVLGSIKEEKEMEDDPFKTILEFCASDVSKLHLSKPGSSKAKDITGLTYSTDKYHHESSAGVSLRKIGNGTDTTSEHASSDCSREIDHKRATTVKRNWQTMKTSYSDKTGNGCLPEAPVSVSKNSNVITSERLVSEKRTSRSFKKTGYFSQINENPVPKTLQYRHLSSHRDIYNDSSLKCSNIYENREECDLEPNSKDCDEKNLAELNECSVPINSCFSHIESQNNSRYVSQNKECPTLSRPAIQSSKKHAKVKPEIIPKPCCLAPGNSQIPVSENQKNVECRQQTNNRSKIPVCIKPSATVSKKDSKCLGGHKQKSSPNRNAAYTKVKIAPQEKYRKMSKDSKNIAMKQEEKEISQNISPRIQKIKKSLIKKHKNQNYDRAPKRSTLESPETKNQSALPNHQSVSVELEQLSFESTALSVAQKIQILNNLLDESENNSISRLHKSDSVETCSVSPVIGIEADESEKEGCRSSWIHVSPEVDILSQLQQSSSGSSEESEDDVQKKESYHEEKLNNGCNSGIFSKSPEKQDLTKKCLKDRTRCRSSSKERKEEVFLQNIKSDSFSVVSNSPIHSKAIGITDSCMSVLSQEEHSSERVSFSDSCAESFCSSTRSLDL; encoded by the exons GCGACTGTAAGCAAGAAACTTGACAGAGAAAAAATGTTGCGTCAAGATGCAGAATTACGACTTAAACAAGTTCAGTCAGAGAGTGTTCAGTGCAGAGTTCATCTGGTCAGGCTCCAGCGAGACTTACAAAg AATGGAAGACATTGTTAGAAGTCTGCTGCATTTTAAATCTCAACTGGATCAACTAAGACACGAACGAACATCGATAACTTTAAAGTACGAG GGCAAAATTAGAAAATATCAGGCTTACATCGCGACACTTGAGAAAGGAAACTTACTGCTAGTAAATGAAATGCAAAGAAAAGAAGAGGAAAAC AACAAAGAAAAATCCCAGGAAGAGAAAGAAATTTCTATTAATCGCGTGCTTCTGAAACGCATACAACTCCTAGAGCAGGAAAACGCCTCGCTTCTTCTGGAGAATGAAGAACAGAGACTACAATACGAGCATTGTCTCGATGATGTAGCCAACCAAGTAGTGCAAGCGCTGCTCGGGCAGAAG AATCTAAGAGAAGAATGTGGAAGATTAGAAGAACGAGTACATTATCTGGAACAACAGAACATAGCTTTACGTAGggtactgaaacaaaaacaacaaccaacagag acTGATTTATCTCATTTATGCATACCGACTTCAACCAGTCAAGGGCTTGATGACCATCTACTAGAACCACCTCTGAATGAGCTGTGGACCACCTGTTTTCTCAACAACACATCTTTCAGTCATGAACCCATGGATTCCAAGCACGTCGAACAAAACGAATTTACCAGTGGTTCAGATAATGCAGATGATACAGAAGAAAATGAAGAAATTGTTAATACTGTCCGTTGGaaaaattccaaaagaaaaatTTCTAAAAGTCAATCTGATGTTCAGTTGGCAAAACATACGAACAAATCAGAGTTCATGGTTTTTTCAGGATACAGCGACTCAGGTAACCTCTGGAAAGTTCCACAACAGCAACGAAAAGCCATCCAACATTCCAAAGAACACAGTAATGCATGGTCCAAGCCAACTGTTGAAAAAGAACTTCTTAGTGTTGACAATTTATCTCCTTTGATCTCTTCTAAAAAACTGTCAGTGCCTAGCCATCGCACAGTCCAAAATGTGTCAGCTCAACTGACTCAGCCAACTAACCAAGTAGATGATCTAGTGATCAAGAGTTCCCAGCAGAGGTTTAATCCTAAAGTTCTTCCATATTCTACATCTCCTGTATACACGTATGACAATTCATCTTTATCTTACTTGCAGGTTGATAATGTTGCTCCAGAAGTCGAAAACAATCTAACATTTCAAAGAGTACCACCATGCTCAAAACTGGACTATGACTTCGAAATGTTTTGTTCTGAAAATCAAAGAAACGATCCGTCCAAATTCATGAAACATTCAATTTGCAAAAAACATAACTATATTCCGTGGGAAATTTCTCGAGAATCCTCTGCCTTAGAATCTGTTGAGGTGGTGAAATCTGAGGAACAAAGTACCAACCAACGCACAAACACTGTGGTTCGAAAAAGTCATTCCACTAATGATACTGGTTCGCATAATGTTTCCCAGACAATATCAG ATACCGAATTCTCTGGCTTACTTCATTCCAACGAAAACTCCTCTTCAAGTATTGAACCTGATCATATTAGTAAAGACGAAGGATATTCCACAATGTCCAGTGATATTCAAGTAGAAATCATTGAAAACGAAAAGCCAAACTCACAAGATGTAAAATCATTTTCTTGTAATACATTAaaccattttgtaaaaaaattaaacgcAAACATTTTAGCCAATTACCGTAAAGCATCGATAGAAAAAGACGGAGAAATGGTGTCTTCCTCAGACAGCGGACTTGGTCTTAATCAGTctttacaaaatcatttaatGGAAGCAGTTAAAGCCAATACTTTGACAACTCAGTTAAAAACTACATTTGAACGAAATAATTCTTCCAGTCAAGGAAAAGATAAACTTAAAAAACTTCATAACAGTTCTTCGCAAAATAGTgagaaaaattcagaaatatatacCAACTCAGATAATATAAATGAGAGATATAAACCTGATGGAAACAATACCGAAGTAAGTAATAAAGACAGTGCATTAAACGTTAGTGTAGACTGCTATAGTTCAACTAGGTTGTACACTCCACAGTCAGGTGAAACTGTTAATCTTCTTAACGAAAATAAGAAACTGTCTAAGATTAACCTATCCACACATAACAGCAATCTTCAGCTTCAGGCATCCAACTATTCAAACAACAGTAAAGAAATCACAAGCTCTAGCGATAAGAGCATTGGTGAGACGGCAGATCCTAAGCTCACAGAATTATCAAAGCTTGAAAAAGTAACCTCGAAGAGTTCAGGTTCTAATCATCTTCATGGAATAGCTTATCCTTACCATGACAGTCTCTATTCGTCAGTTGCAGCTCGTTACACGGTTATCAGTCGGTCTATTTCAGACTCAGTTTTGTTCGTCAGTAAAGTAAAACAATCCCCTCTGTACAGTACTGATGTAGCAAACTCAAGGCTTAACTTCCTTCCTTTGGAACGACGTGTTTCACTGAGTGAGCTTCAGTTCCCAGAAAGTCTAACTACTGGCAATAAGGATAAAGTAAAGACAGAAAACAACGTGCCATTATTCGTGCAG CATGTTCAAACATGGAGAAGACTAGAGGGGTCTCCAAGTTCCAGTGATTCTCTGAGTTCTGTCCACTCCTCCACTTCCGaagtaacaaatagtgaattaTTTGAGGATTTGAATCCAACTAGTCTGAAGTGCTCAAGG GATAATGATTTATGCAGTGCTAGCGAAGATGAATGTGATATTCCAGAACATCAGAAGTTTGTTCAACAATGGTTACAACAGGAAGGCGAACAAGTAACGAAAGACTGCCAG AGACTGTACGCCGCCGACAAGAAAGAAAGTAGAGAATGGACATTCCAGCTTTATTTGGAAAATGTCAAGAAGGCTACAACGGAAATTAAAGATAACAACATCGAAGCAATTATACCTTCAAACAATACAAGTCATTTGGTACTTGGGagtataaaagaagaaaaagaaatggaAGATGATCCCTTTAAAACTATATTAGAGTTTTGTGCCTCTGATGTATCAAAGCTTCATCTCAGCAAACCAGGATCAAGTAAAGCCAAAGATATTACAGGGTTAACTTATTCCACGGATAAATATCACCACGAAAGCTCTGCTGGAGTGTCTCTTAGAAAAATAGGAAATGGAACTGATACCACGAGTGAACATGCCAGCTCTGACTGCTCTAGAGAAATAGACCACAAACGAGCAACTACAGTAAAACGTAACTGGCAAACGATGAAAACTTCTTATTCTGATAAAACAGGAAATGGTTGTTTACCTGAAGCACCGGTTTCGGTTTCTAAGAATTCTAATGTCATTACAAGTGAAAGGCTTGTTTCTGAGAAAAGAACTTCACGATCTTTTAAAAAAACAGGATATTTTTCACAGATCAACGAGAATCCTGTTCCAAAAACACTTCAGTATCGTCACTTGTCTTCTCACAGGGATATATATAACGATTCTTCTTTAAAGTGCTCAAATATCTATGAGAATAGAGAGGAGTGTGATTTAGAACCAAATTCTAAAGACTGCGACGAAAAGAACTTAGCAGAATTAAATGAATGTTCAGTGCCAATAAACTCTTGTTTCTCACACATAGAAAGCCAAAACAACAGCAGATACGTATCTCAAAATAAAGAATGCCCAACATTGTCAAGACCTGCGATTCAGAGCAGCAAAAAACACGCCAAAGTAAAGCCCGAAATTATTCCTAAACCTTGCTGTTTAGCGCCCGGTAATTCCCAAATTCCTGTTTCAGAAAACCAGAAGAATGTAGAATGCAGGCAGCAGACAAATAACAGAAGTAAAATTCCTGTTTGCATTAAACCATCTGCTACTGTTTCGAAAAAGGACAGTAAATGCTTAGGTGGTCACAAACAAAAAAGTTCGCCGAATAGAAATGCGGCATATACTAAAGTGAAAATAGCTCCACAGGAAAAGTATAGAAAGATGTCAAAAGACTCAAAGAATATAGCAATGAAAcaggaagaaaaagaaataagTCAAAATATCTCGCCACGaattcagaaaataaagaaatctctaataaaaaaacacaaaaaccaaaACTATGATAGAGCACCAAAAAGGAGTACCTTGGAAAGTCCTGAAACTAAAAATCAGAGTGCTTTACCCAATCATCAAAGTGTTAGTGTAGAATTAGAGCAACTTTCATTTGAAAGTACTGCCTTGTCTGTAGCACAGAAAATTCAGATTCTTAACAATTTATTGGACGAGAGCGAAAATAACTCCATTTCTCGTCTCCATAAATCAGATTCTGTTGAAACATGTAGTGTGTCACCAGTCATTGGGATAGAAGCTGATGAAAGTGAAAAAGAAGGTTGTAGAAGTTCTTGGATTCATGTGTCTCCAGAAGTAGATATTCTTAGTCAG CTTCAACAATCTTCTTCTGGAAGTAGTGAAGAAAGTGAAGACGATGTCCAAAAAAAAGAGTCCTATCATGAAGAGAAACTAAATAATGGCTGCAATTCCG GGATTTTTTCAAAGTCACCAGAAAAACAAGACTtgacaaagaaatgtttaaaagatAGGACAAGATGTCGATCTTCCAGCAAAGAGAGAAAGGAAGAGGTTTTTCTTCAGAATATCAAAAGTGATTCATTTTCTGTTGTATCTAACAGTCCTATCCATTCAAAAGCCATTGGCATAACAGATAGTTGCATGTCAGTTctctcacaagaagaacattctTCCGAACGTGTCTCTTTTAGTGATTCCTGTGCAGAGAGTTTCTGCTCGTCAACCAGAAGTCTTGATTTGTGA
- the LOC143245362 gene encoding uncharacterized protein LOC143245362 isoform X10, giving the protein MGSKVCRSLEQELFARINEVVDTTENVMEARDKNDEATVSKKLDREKMLRQDAELRLKQVQSESVQCRVHLVRLQRDLQRMEDIVRSLLHFKSQLDQLRHERTSITLKYEGKIRKYQAYIATLEKGNLLLVNEMQRKEEENNKEKSQEEKEISINRVLLKRIQLLEQENASLLLENEEQRLQYEHCLDDVANQVVQALLGQKNLREECGRLEERVHYLEQQNIALRRVLKQKQQPTETDLSHLCIPTSTSQGLDDHLLEPPLNELWTTCFLNNTSFSHEPMDSKHVEQNEFTSGSDNADDTEENEEIVNTVRWKNSKRKISKSQSDVQLAKHTNKSEFMVFSGYSDSGNLWKVPQQQRKAIQHSKEHSNAWSKPTVEKELLSVDNLSPLISSKKLSVPSHRTVQNVSAQLTQPTNQVDDLVIKSSQQRFNPKVLPYSTSPVYTYDNSSLSYLQVDNVAPEVENNLTFQRVPPCSKLDYDFEMFCSENQRNDPSKFMKHSICKKHNYIPWEISRESSALESVEVVKSEEQSTNQRTNTVVRKSHSTNDTGSHNVSQTISDTEFSGLLHSNENSSSSIEPDHISKDEGYSTMSSDIQVEIIENEKPNSQDVKSFSCNTLNHFVKKLNANILANYRKASIEKDGEMVSSSDSGLGLNQSLQNHLMEAVKANTLTTQLKTTFERNNSSSQGKDKLKKLHNSSSQNSEKNSEIYTNSDNINERYKPDGNNTEVSNKDSALNVSVDCYSSTRLYTPQSGETVNLLNENKKLSKINLSTHNSNLQLQASNYSNNSKEITSSSDKSIGETADPKLTELSKLEKVTSKSSGSNHLHGIAYPYHDSLYSSVAARYTVISRSISDSVLFVSKVKQSPLYSTDVANSRLNFLPLERRVSLSELQFPESLTTGNKDKVKTENNVPLFVQHVQTWRRLEGSPSSSDSLSSVHSSTSEVTNSELFEDLNPTSLKCSRDNDLCSASEDECDIPEHQKFVQQWLQQEGEQVTKDCQRLYAADKKESREWTFQLYLENVKKATTEIKDNNIEAIIPSNNTSHLVLGSIKEEKEMEDDPFKTILEFCASDVSKLHLSKPGSSKAKDITGLTYSTDKYHHESSAGVSLRKIGNGTDTTSEHASSDCSREIDHKRATTVKRNWQTMKTSYSDKTGNGCLPEAPVSVSKNSNVITSERLVSEKRTSRSFKKTGYFSQINENPVPKTLQYRHLSSHRDIYNDSSLKCSNIYENREECDLEPNSKDCDEKNLAELNECSVPINSCFSHIESQNNSRYVSQNKECPTLSRPAIQSSKKHAKVKPEIIPKPCCLAPGNSQIPVSENQKNVECRQQTNNRSKIPVCIKPSATVSKKDSKCLGGHKQKSSPNRNAAYTKVKIAPQEKYRKMSKDSKNIAMKQEEKEISQNISPRIQKIKKSLIKKHKNQNYDRAPKRSTLESPETKNQSALPNHQSVSVELEQLSFESTALSVAQKIQILNNLLDESENNSISRLHKSDSVETCSVSPVIGIEADESEKEGCRSSWIHVSPEVDILSQLQQSSSGSSEESEDDVQKKESYHEEKLNNGCNSGIFSKSPEKQDLTKKCLKDRTRCRSSSKERKEEVFLQNIKSDSFSVVSNSPIHSKAIGITDSCMSVLSQEEHSSERVSFSDSCAESFCSSTRSLDL; this is encoded by the exons GCGACTGTAAGCAAGAAACTTGACAGAGAAAAAATGTTGCGTCAAGATGCAGAATTACGACTTAAACAAGTTCAGTCAGAGAGTGTTCAGTGCAGAGTTCATCTGGTCAGGCTCCAGCGAGACTTACAAAg AATGGAAGACATTGTTAGAAGTCTGCTGCATTTTAAATCTCAACTGGATCAACTAAGACACGAACGAACATCGATAACTTTAAAGTACGAG GGCAAAATTAGAAAATATCAGGCTTACATCGCGACACTTGAGAAAGGAAACTTACTGCTAGTAAATGAAATGCAAAGAAAAGAAGAGGAAAAC AACAAAGAAAAATCCCAGGAAGAGAAAGAAATTTCTATTAATCGCGTGCTTCTGAAACGCATACAACTCCTAGAGCAGGAAAACGCCTCGCTTCTTCTGGAGAATGAAGAACAGAGACTACAATACGAGCATTGTCTCGATGATGTAGCCAACCAAGTAGTGCAAGCGCTGCTCGGGCAGAAG AATCTAAGAGAAGAATGTGGAAGATTAGAAGAACGAGTACATTATCTGGAACAACAGAACATAGCTTTACGTAGggtactgaaacaaaaacaacaaccaacagag acTGATTTATCTCATTTATGCATACCGACTTCAACCAGTCAAGGGCTTGATGACCATCTACTAGAACCACCTCTGAATGAGCTGTGGACCACCTGTTTTCTCAACAACACATCTTTCAGTCATGAACCCATGGATTCCAAGCACGTCGAACAAAACGAATTTACCAGTGGTTCAGATAATGCAGATGATACAGAAGAAAATGAAGAAATTGTTAATACTGTCCGTTGGaaaaattccaaaagaaaaatTTCTAAAAGTCAATCTGATGTTCAGTTGGCAAAACATACGAACAAATCAGAGTTCATGGTTTTTTCAGGATACAGCGACTCAGGTAACCTCTGGAAAGTTCCACAACAGCAACGAAAAGCCATCCAACATTCCAAAGAACACAGTAATGCATGGTCCAAGCCAACTGTTGAAAAAGAACTTCTTAGTGTTGACAATTTATCTCCTTTGATCTCTTCTAAAAAACTGTCAGTGCCTAGCCATCGCACAGTCCAAAATGTGTCAGCTCAACTGACTCAGCCAACTAACCAAGTAGATGATCTAGTGATCAAGAGTTCCCAGCAGAGGTTTAATCCTAAAGTTCTTCCATATTCTACATCTCCTGTATACACGTATGACAATTCATCTTTATCTTACTTGCAGGTTGATAATGTTGCTCCAGAAGTCGAAAACAATCTAACATTTCAAAGAGTACCACCATGCTCAAAACTGGACTATGACTTCGAAATGTTTTGTTCTGAAAATCAAAGAAACGATCCGTCCAAATTCATGAAACATTCAATTTGCAAAAAACATAACTATATTCCGTGGGAAATTTCTCGAGAATCCTCTGCCTTAGAATCTGTTGAGGTGGTGAAATCTGAGGAACAAAGTACCAACCAACGCACAAACACTGTGGTTCGAAAAAGTCATTCCACTAATGATACTGGTTCGCATAATGTTTCCCAGACAATATCAG ATACCGAATTCTCTGGCTTACTTCATTCCAACGAAAACTCCTCTTCAAGTATTGAACCTGATCATATTAGTAAAGACGAAGGATATTCCACAATGTCCAGTGATATTCAAGTAGAAATCATTGAAAACGAAAAGCCAAACTCACAAGATGTAAAATCATTTTCTTGTAATACATTAaaccattttgtaaaaaaattaaacgcAAACATTTTAGCCAATTACCGTAAAGCATCGATAGAAAAAGACGGAGAAATGGTGTCTTCCTCAGACAGCGGACTTGGTCTTAATCAGTctttacaaaatcatttaatGGAAGCAGTTAAAGCCAATACTTTGACAACTCAGTTAAAAACTACATTTGAACGAAATAATTCTTCCAGTCAAGGAAAAGATAAACTTAAAAAACTTCATAACAGTTCTTCGCAAAATAGTgagaaaaattcagaaatatatacCAACTCAGATAATATAAATGAGAGATATAAACCTGATGGAAACAATACCGAAGTAAGTAATAAAGACAGTGCATTAAACGTTAGTGTAGACTGCTATAGTTCAACTAGGTTGTACACTCCACAGTCAGGTGAAACTGTTAATCTTCTTAACGAAAATAAGAAACTGTCTAAGATTAACCTATCCACACATAACAGCAATCTTCAGCTTCAGGCATCCAACTATTCAAACAACAGTAAAGAAATCACAAGCTCTAGCGATAAGAGCATTGGTGAGACGGCAGATCCTAAGCTCACAGAATTATCAAAGCTTGAAAAAGTAACCTCGAAGAGTTCAGGTTCTAATCATCTTCATGGAATAGCTTATCCTTACCATGACAGTCTCTATTCGTCAGTTGCAGCTCGTTACACGGTTATCAGTCGGTCTATTTCAGACTCAGTTTTGTTCGTCAGTAAAGTAAAACAATCCCCTCTGTACAGTACTGATGTAGCAAACTCAAGGCTTAACTTCCTTCCTTTGGAACGACGTGTTTCACTGAGTGAGCTTCAGTTCCCAGAAAGTCTAACTACTGGCAATAAGGATAAAGTAAAGACAGAAAACAACGTGCCATTATTCGTGCAG CATGTTCAAACATGGAGAAGACTAGAGGGGTCTCCAAGTTCCAGTGATTCTCTGAGTTCTGTCCACTCCTCCACTTCCGaagtaacaaatagtgaattaTTTGAGGATTTGAATCCAACTAGTCTGAAGTGCTCAAGG GATAATGATTTATGCAGTGCTAGCGAAGATGAATGTGATATTCCAGAACATCAGAAGTTTGTTCAACAATGGTTACAACAGGAAGGCGAACAAGTAACGAAAGACTGCCAG AGACTGTACGCCGCCGACAAGAAAGAAAGTAGAGAATGGACATTCCAGCTTTATTTGGAAAATGTCAAGAAGGCTACAACGGAAATTAAAGATAACAACATCGAAGCAATTATACCTTCAAACAATACAAGTCATTTGGTACTTGGGagtataaaagaagaaaaagaaatggaAGATGATCCCTTTAAAACTATATTAGAGTTTTGTGCCTCTGATGTATCAAAGCTTCATCTCAGCAAACCAGGATCAAGTAAAGCCAAAGATATTACAGGGTTAACTTATTCCACGGATAAATATCACCACGAAAGCTCTGCTGGAGTGTCTCTTAGAAAAATAGGAAATGGAACTGATACCACGAGTGAACATGCCAGCTCTGACTGCTCTAGAGAAATAGACCACAAACGAGCAACTACAGTAAAACGTAACTGGCAAACGATGAAAACTTCTTATTCTGATAAAACAGGAAATGGTTGTTTACCTGAAGCACCGGTTTCGGTTTCTAAGAATTCTAATGTCATTACAAGTGAAAGGCTTGTTTCTGAGAAAAGAACTTCACGATCTTTTAAAAAAACAGGATATTTTTCACAGATCAACGAGAATCCTGTTCCAAAAACACTTCAGTATCGTCACTTGTCTTCTCACAGGGATATATATAACGATTCTTCTTTAAAGTGCTCAAATATCTATGAGAATAGAGAGGAGTGTGATTTAGAACCAAATTCTAAAGACTGCGACGAAAAGAACTTAGCAGAATTAAATGAATGTTCAGTGCCAATAAACTCTTGTTTCTCACACATAGAAAGCCAAAACAACAGCAGATACGTATCTCAAAATAAAGAATGCCCAACATTGTCAAGACCTGCGATTCAGAGCAGCAAAAAACACGCCAAAGTAAAGCCCGAAATTATTCCTAAACCTTGCTGTTTAGCGCCCGGTAATTCCCAAATTCCTGTTTCAGAAAACCAGAAGAATGTAGAATGCAGGCAGCAGACAAATAACAGAAGTAAAATTCCTGTTTGCATTAAACCATCTGCTACTGTTTCGAAAAAGGACAGTAAATGCTTAGGTGGTCACAAACAAAAAAGTTCGCCGAATAGAAATGCGGCATATACTAAAGTGAAAATAGCTCCACAGGAAAAGTATAGAAAGATGTCAAAAGACTCAAAGAATATAGCAATGAAAcaggaagaaaaagaaataagTCAAAATATCTCGCCACGaattcagaaaataaagaaatctctaataaaaaaacacaaaaaccaaaACTATGATAGAGCACCAAAAAGGAGTACCTTGGAAAGTCCTGAAACTAAAAATCAGAGTGCTTTACCCAATCATCAAAGTGTTAGTGTAGAATTAGAGCAACTTTCATTTGAAAGTACTGCCTTGTCTGTAGCACAGAAAATTCAGATTCTTAACAATTTATTGGACGAGAGCGAAAATAACTCCATTTCTCGTCTCCATAAATCAGATTCTGTTGAAACATGTAGTGTGTCACCAGTCATTGGGATAGAAGCTGATGAAAGTGAAAAAGAAGGTTGTAGAAGTTCTTGGATTCATGTGTCTCCAGAAGTAGATATTCTTAGTCAG CTTCAACAATCTTCTTCTGGAAGTAGTGAAGAAAGTGAAGACGATGTCCAAAAAAAAGAGTCCTATCATGAAGAGAAACTAAATAATGGCTGCAATTCCG GGATTTTTTCAAAGTCACCAGAAAAACAAGACTtgacaaagaaatgtttaaaagatAGGACAAGATGTCGATCTTCCAGCAAAGAGAGAAAGGAAGAGGTTTTTCTTCAGAATATCAAAAGTGATTCATTTTCTGTTGTATCTAACAGTCCTATCCATTCAAAAGCCATTGGCATAACAGATAGTTGCATGTCAGTTctctcacaagaagaacattctTCCGAACGTGTCTCTTTTAGTGATTCCTGTGCAGAGAGTTTCTGCTCGTCAACCAGAAGTCTTGATTTGTGA